In Modestobacter versicolor, a single genomic region encodes these proteins:
- a CDS encoding proline dehydrogenase family protein, with protein sequence MTVDRALLFRLATSRRWEQLVTAAPGGEARAWRAASRYVAGRTRPEAVQATAGLLAQGHGVSVDLFGELVDDPAEADRVRDDYLELAAELPAGDVWLSIDLSHLALDVDPAGAADRLAAVAAALPPGRRLQVGAEDAGRTDAVQGCLLEVAGRGLAHRLAGTLQANLRRTPDDLPALTAAGVHVRLVKGAYLEAAGAYPHGEPTDLAFLRLGARLAETGAPWSMATHDGRLREALLMAVGTVPVEHLFGVRPEVLDELRDRGVPTRVYLPYGPAWFRYWMRRVAESRGA encoded by the coding sequence GTGACCGTCGACCGCGCGCTGCTGTTCCGCCTCGCCACCAGCCGGCGCTGGGAGCAGCTGGTCACGGCCGCCCCGGGCGGTGAGGCCCGTGCCTGGCGGGCGGCCTCGCGCTACGTCGCCGGCCGCACCCGGCCCGAGGCGGTGCAGGCCACGGCCGGGCTGCTCGCCCAGGGGCACGGGGTGAGCGTGGACCTCTTCGGCGAGCTCGTCGACGACCCCGCCGAGGCCGACCGGGTGCGCGACGACTACCTGGAGCTGGCCGCCGAGCTCCCGGCCGGCGACGTGTGGCTCTCGATCGACCTCAGCCACCTCGCCCTGGACGTCGACCCCGCCGGTGCGGCGGACCGGCTCGCCGCGGTCGCCGCCGCGCTGCCCCCCGGGAGGCGGCTGCAGGTGGGCGCCGAGGACGCCGGCCGCACCGACGCCGTCCAGGGCTGCCTGCTCGAGGTGGCCGGGCGGGGGCTGGCGCACCGGCTGGCCGGCACCCTGCAGGCCAACCTGCGGCGCACCCCCGACGACCTCCCCGCGCTGACCGCCGCCGGGGTGCACGTGCGGCTGGTCAAGGGCGCCTACCTCGAGGCCGCCGGCGCGTACCCGCACGGCGAGCCGACCGACCTGGCGTTCCTCCGGCTGGGCGCCCGGCTGGCCGAGACCGGAGCGCCCTGGTCGATGGCCACCCACGACGGCCGGCTCCGCGAGGCGCTGCTGATGGCCGTCGGCACCGTGCCGGTCGAGCACCTGTTCGGCGTGCGGCCGGAGGTGCTCGACGAGCTGCGCGACCGCGGCGTGCCGACCCGGGTGTACCTGCCCTACGGCCCGGCCTGGTTCCGCTACTGGATGCGCCGGGTGGCGGAGTCCCGCGGGGCCTGA
- a CDS encoding helix-turn-helix domain-containing protein translates to MTTDPLQPLDDPDHPVLTMSQAAELLGVQAAFLRSLDSSGVLHPHRSPGGHRRYSRHQLQLAARVRVLLDDGHLLASAQVIVQLEDDLADARDQRDAALRDRHPVAGEQANTHSQVTDGSQNPPKRVEDPLAGH, encoded by the coding sequence ATGACCACCGACCCGCTCCAGCCGCTGGACGACCCCGACCACCCGGTGCTGACCATGAGCCAGGCCGCCGAGCTGCTCGGCGTGCAGGCCGCCTTCCTGCGCAGCCTGGACTCCAGCGGCGTGCTGCACCCGCACCGCTCCCCCGGTGGCCACCGCCGCTACTCCCGGCACCAGCTGCAGCTCGCCGCCCGGGTCCGGGTGCTGCTGGACGACGGCCACCTCCTCGCCTCGGCCCAGGTCATCGTGCAGCTGGAGGACGACCTCGCCGACGCCCGGGACCAGCGCGACGCGGCCCTCCGAGACCGTCATCCGGTCGCCGGTGAGCAGGCGAACACTCACAGCCAAGTGACAGATGGGTCACAGAACCCACCAAAGCGTGTGGAAGATCCACTCGCCGGGCACTGA
- a CDS encoding APC family permease, with protein sequence MAVSTPRPDGATSSQQPTSGGLTRSLSVWQAVGLSVALMAPSMAANINPQGTAGTVGRAVPLAFLLAAIGVLLVAYGFVRLCQYFHHAGSVYAFVGATLGPRAGLVSGFGLLGTYCFYGVVTSSATGIFGTAFLQEVGIWPSPPSWAPFLLAGVALVAALALTIVPARRGTSVLLTVEGLTIALILVISAIVLVRLVSGNVPAGAPSPDAGFTLDVFTVAPGTELSAVFLGVVFGFLSFAGFEAAATLGEEARNPRKDIPRAILGTAVFGGVYFVVVTAIEMMAFGTDEAGVAAFASSPSLLGDLGSSYIAGWVGDLITLGAAISAFGCCLACVVGASRLTYAFARDTRRDPARASGLAATTPAGTPAVAAIAVTAVMALVQVVCAVGFDAEAFDTFLWSGTIGTLILLVAYLLTTVGAIRLVFIQRRMPAVPRWQVVVPVLALVVLGYTIYRNVAPYPAHEDGPAFWFPIVAGGWLLVGLVAVLVAPAMAQRAGAALTAAELGAREEEQLAEGQAPRDSATRRIQ encoded by the coding sequence ATGGCCGTCTCGACCCCCCGTCCCGACGGGGCCACCAGCAGCCAGCAGCCCACGTCCGGCGGCCTGACCCGGTCGCTGTCGGTCTGGCAGGCGGTCGGTCTCTCGGTCGCGCTGATGGCACCGTCCATGGCGGCCAACATCAACCCGCAGGGCACCGCGGGCACCGTCGGCCGTGCCGTCCCGCTGGCCTTCCTGCTCGCCGCGATCGGCGTGCTGCTGGTGGCCTACGGCTTCGTCCGGCTGTGCCAGTACTTCCACCACGCCGGCTCGGTCTACGCCTTCGTCGGCGCGACGCTGGGCCCCCGCGCGGGGCTGGTCTCCGGCTTCGGGCTGCTCGGCACCTACTGCTTCTACGGCGTGGTCACCTCCAGCGCGACCGGCATCTTCGGCACCGCGTTCCTGCAGGAGGTCGGCATCTGGCCGAGCCCGCCGTCGTGGGCGCCCTTCCTGCTCGCCGGCGTCGCCCTCGTCGCCGCGCTGGCGCTGACCATCGTGCCGGCCCGGCGCGGCACGTCGGTGCTGCTCACCGTCGAGGGCCTGACCATCGCGCTCATCCTGGTGATCAGCGCGATCGTGCTGGTGCGGCTGGTGTCGGGCAACGTCCCCGCCGGCGCCCCCTCGCCGGACGCCGGTTTCACCCTCGACGTCTTCACCGTCGCCCCCGGCACCGAGCTGTCCGCGGTGTTCCTGGGCGTGGTCTTCGGGTTCCTCTCCTTCGCCGGCTTCGAGGCCGCGGCGACCCTCGGCGAGGAGGCCCGCAACCCCCGCAAGGACATCCCGCGGGCGATCCTCGGCACGGCGGTCTTCGGCGGCGTCTACTTCGTGGTGGTCACCGCGATCGAGATGATGGCCTTCGGCACCGACGAGGCCGGGGTGGCCGCGTTCGCCTCCTCCCCGTCGCTGCTCGGCGACCTGGGCAGCAGCTACATCGCCGGCTGGGTGGGCGACCTGATCACCCTCGGCGCGGCGATCAGCGCGTTCGGCTGCTGCCTGGCCTGCGTGGTCGGCGCCTCCAGGCTCACCTACGCCTTCGCCCGGGACACCCGCCGCGACCCCGCGCGCGCCAGCGGTCTGGCCGCCACCACCCCGGCCGGCACCCCGGCGGTCGCGGCGATCGCCGTCACCGCGGTCATGGCGCTGGTCCAGGTGGTGTGCGCGGTCGGATTCGACGCGGAGGCCTTCGACACCTTCCTGTGGTCGGGCACCATCGGCACGCTGATCCTGCTGGTCGCCTACCTGCTGACCACGGTCGGCGCGATCCGCCTGGTCTTCATCCAGCGCCGGATGCCGGCGGTGCCGAGGTGGCAGGTGGTCGTCCCGGTGCTGGCTCTCGTCGTGCTCGGCTACACGATCTACCGGAACGTGGCGCCCTACCCCGCCCACGAGGACGGGCCGGCGTTCTGGTTCCCGATCGTCGCCGGGGGCTGGCTGCTGGTGGGGCTGGTGGCGGTGCTGGTGGCCCCGGCGATGGCCCAGCGGGCCGGGGCCGCGCTGACCGCTGCCGAGCTGGGCGCCCGCGAGGAGGAGCAGCTCGCCGAGGGTCAGGCCCCGCGGGACTCCGCCACCCGGCGCATCCAGTAG
- a CDS encoding YihY/virulence factor BrkB family protein — translation MSVADKLDRLQRRHRAAGFPIAVVYKYVDDSGPYLAALITYYAFVSLFPLLLLFSTVLSSVLAGDPELQQRLLDSALSQFPVVGDQLGTPEELSGGVVGVVVGILGALYGGLGVAQAVQYAMNTAWSVPRNSRPNPFLARGRSLLLLGTAGIAVLGTTALSTLGSGNAGSLGTVLRMLALVGSITVNGIVFVFAFRLATARHLTIRQVAPGALIAAVLWQLLQTFGVAYVSRVISTASATNGVFALVLGLLAFLYLAAVVGVLCVEINVVHVQRLWPRALLTPFTDDVDLTPGDRRSYTGQAKAQRQKGFETVHVTFDPPDRSTSS, via the coding sequence GTGTCCGTCGCAGACAAGCTGGACCGCCTGCAGCGCCGGCACCGGGCAGCGGGGTTCCCGATCGCCGTCGTCTACAAGTACGTCGACGACTCCGGCCCCTACCTGGCCGCGCTGATCACCTACTACGCCTTCGTCTCGCTCTTCCCGCTGCTGCTGCTGTTCTCCACGGTGCTGAGCAGCGTGCTGGCCGGCGACCCGGAGCTGCAGCAGCGGCTGCTGGACTCCGCGCTCAGCCAGTTCCCGGTGGTCGGCGACCAGCTGGGCACCCCGGAGGAGCTCAGCGGCGGGGTCGTCGGTGTCGTCGTCGGCATCCTCGGCGCGCTGTACGGCGGGCTCGGGGTCGCCCAGGCGGTCCAGTACGCGATGAACACCGCCTGGTCGGTGCCGCGCAACAGCCGGCCCAACCCCTTCCTGGCCCGTGGCCGCAGCCTGCTGCTGCTGGGCACCGCCGGGATCGCCGTGCTGGGGACGACGGCGCTGTCGACCCTCGGCTCGGGCAATGCCGGCTCGCTGGGCACGGTGCTGCGGATGCTGGCGCTGGTCGGCTCGATCACCGTGAACGGCATCGTCTTCGTCTTCGCGTTCCGGCTGGCCACCGCCCGGCACCTGACCATCCGGCAGGTCGCCCCCGGGGCGCTGATCGCGGCGGTCCTGTGGCAGCTGCTGCAGACCTTCGGCGTCGCCTACGTCAGCCGCGTCATCAGTACCGCCAGCGCGACGAACGGCGTGTTCGCCCTGGTCCTCGGCCTGCTGGCGTTCCTCTACCTGGCCGCGGTCGTGGGCGTGCTGTGCGTGGAGATCAACGTGGTGCACGTCCAGCGGCTGTGGCCCCGCGCGCTGCTCACCCCGTTCACCGACGACGTCGACCTCACCCCCGGCGACCGGCGCAGCTACACCGGCCAGGCCAAGGCGCAGCGCCAGAAGGGCTTCGAGACCGTGCACGTCACCTTCGACCCGCCCGATCGCAGCACCAGCTCCTGA
- a CDS encoding oxidoreductase yields the protein MATSWTTADIPSQAGRTAVVTGGNSGLGLATARALAAAGARVVLAVRDEARGSAAAAALPGEVEVRRLDLADLSSVRAFAAGWTGDLDVLVANAGIMAVPQARTTDGFELQFGTNHLGHFALTNLLLPHVTDRVVTVSSMLHRSGRIVLDDLNWERRRYSASGAYGQSKLANLLFTLELQRRLTDAGSAVRATAAHPGWAATNLQGRSGSRVTDAAMALGNRLVAVSAEQGALPTLYAAVADVPGGSFAGPGGRLLRGAPTLVDRSAAAFDDGTARRLWTASAELSGVDFPASLPR from the coding sequence ATGGCGACCTCCTGGACGACGGCGGACATCCCCTCCCAGGCCGGTCGCACCGCCGTGGTCACCGGCGGCAACAGCGGGCTGGGGCTGGCGACCGCGCGGGCGCTGGCCGCGGCCGGTGCCCGGGTGGTGCTGGCCGTGCGCGACGAGGCCCGCGGCTCGGCGGCGGCCGCCGCGCTGCCCGGGGAGGTCGAGGTGCGGCGGCTCGATCTCGCCGACCTGTCCTCGGTGCGCGCGTTCGCGGCCGGCTGGACCGGCGACCTCGACGTCCTGGTGGCCAACGCCGGGATCATGGCCGTGCCGCAGGCCCGCACCACCGACGGGTTCGAGCTGCAGTTCGGCACCAACCACCTGGGGCACTTCGCGCTGACCAACCTGCTGCTGCCGCACGTCACCGACCGGGTGGTCACGGTCTCGTCGATGCTGCACCGCTCGGGGCGGATCGTCCTGGACGACCTCAACTGGGAGCGGCGGCGCTACTCCGCCTCCGGCGCGTACGGGCAGTCGAAGCTGGCCAACCTGCTGTTCACGCTGGAGCTGCAGCGCCGGCTGACCGACGCCGGGTCAGCGGTGCGGGCCACCGCGGCCCACCCGGGCTGGGCAGCGACGAACCTGCAGGGGAGGTCGGGCAGCCGGGTCACGGACGCCGCGATGGCGCTGGGGAACCGGCTGGTCGCGGTCAGCGCCGAGCAGGGCGCGCTGCCCACGCTGTACGCGGCGGTCGCCGACGTGCCCGGCGGCAGCTTCGCCGGCCCGGGCGGCCGGCTGCTGCGCGGCGCCCCCACCCTGGTCGACCGCAGCGCGGCGGCGTTCGACGACGGGACGGCCCGCCGGCTGTGGACGGCGTCGGCCGAGCTCAGCGGCGTCGACTTCCCGGCGTCGCTGCCGCGCTGA
- a CDS encoding glutamine synthetase family protein, protein MELHERDERRAAAEAVLGELAEAGVVGVVLPWVDTSGITRVKSVPLARLPGAAQWGVGMSPVFDGFLVDDSIVAGSYAGSAIGDLRLHPDLSRLTVLAGQPGWAWAPVDRYTQDGEPHVQCSRSLLRRLVGGYADEGLTLKAAVEVEWALGVGSLPEGADPDAFVPALAGPAYGMTRHVEVSDYARDLLQALADQGVAVDQFHPEYAAGQLEVSVAAQDPVAAADTALLVRHTITAVSMEHGLRASFSPKVTADGVGNGGHVHLSVWRDGQNLMSGGPGTFGLTAEGEAFTAGLLEHLPGLLAIGAPSVASYLRLVPSHWAGAFAVWGLENREAAVRFVTGPSGHRQAAANVEVKCVDGAANPYLLMAGLLAAGRAGMRAGATLPDPVGIDPGSLSEEGRREAGITALPASLEEAVRAFESDTELTGVFGTELATTIVEVRRGEIALFAGTSPEGVTRAVRWRY, encoded by the coding sequence ATGGAGCTGCACGAGCGGGACGAGCGACGGGCCGCGGCCGAGGCGGTGCTGGGTGAGCTGGCCGAGGCCGGGGTGGTCGGCGTCGTCCTGCCCTGGGTCGACACCAGCGGGATCACCCGGGTGAAGTCCGTGCCGCTGGCGAGGCTGCCCGGCGCGGCCCAGTGGGGCGTGGGGATGAGCCCGGTCTTCGACGGCTTCCTGGTCGACGACTCGATCGTGGCCGGCAGCTACGCCGGCAGCGCGATCGGCGACCTGCGGCTGCACCCCGACCTCTCCCGGCTGACGGTGCTGGCCGGCCAGCCCGGCTGGGCCTGGGCGCCGGTCGACCGGTACACCCAGGACGGCGAACCGCACGTGCAGTGCTCGCGCTCGCTGCTGCGCCGGCTGGTCGGCGGGTACGCCGACGAGGGGCTGACCCTCAAGGCGGCGGTCGAGGTCGAGTGGGCGCTCGGGGTCGGCAGCCTGCCCGAGGGCGCCGACCCGGACGCCTTCGTCCCCGCCCTGGCCGGCCCGGCCTACGGCATGACCCGGCACGTCGAGGTCTCCGACTACGCCCGCGACCTGCTCCAGGCGCTGGCCGACCAGGGCGTCGCCGTCGACCAGTTCCACCCCGAGTACGCCGCCGGGCAGCTGGAGGTCTCCGTCGCCGCGCAGGACCCGGTGGCCGCCGCGGACACCGCGCTGCTGGTGCGGCACACGATCACCGCCGTCAGCATGGAGCACGGGCTGCGGGCCTCCTTCTCCCCCAAGGTCACCGCCGACGGCGTGGGCAACGGCGGGCACGTGCACCTGTCGGTGTGGCGGGACGGGCAGAACCTGATGAGCGGCGGGCCGGGCACCTTCGGGCTGACCGCCGAGGGCGAGGCGTTCACCGCCGGCCTGCTCGAGCACCTGCCCGGGCTGCTGGCGATCGGCGCCCCGAGCGTCGCCTCCTACCTGCGGCTGGTGCCCTCGCACTGGGCGGGGGCGTTCGCCGTCTGGGGGCTGGAGAACCGCGAGGCCGCCGTCCGCTTCGTCACCGGCCCGAGCGGTCACCGGCAGGCCGCGGCCAACGTCGAGGTGAAGTGCGTCGACGGCGCCGCGAACCCGTACCTGCTGATGGCCGGGCTGCTCGCCGCCGGCCGGGCGGGGATGCGCGCCGGCGCGACGCTGCCCGACCCGGTCGGCATCGACCCCGGGTCGCTGTCCGAGGAGGGACGCCGCGAGGCCGGCATCACCGCGCTCCCGGCCTCCCTCGAGGAGGCGGTCCGCGCCTTCGAGTCCGACACCGAGCTGACCGGGGTGTTCGGCACCGAGCTCGCCACCACCATCGTCGAGGTGCGCCGCGGCGAGATCGCGCTGTTCGCGGGCACCTCGCCGGAGGGGGTCACCCGGGCCGTCCGCTGGCGGTACTGA
- a CDS encoding M56 family metallopeptidase has product MLPASAIALGVLAALLAWPVPAALARAAWPRRDPLVALVCWQAIGLAGGLSIIGALLVHGLAPWGHSLPEAWWHWVSRQPAQEAVRGDHWVAQTLAAVLAVELLGVLVLSGVRTARTRRRHRALLELVVRPGVATPAAETLLLDHPAPVAFCIPGVRPLLVLSSGMVDELDGAQVEAVVAHERAHLAEHHHLLLLPFVAWRAALPVLPAADRAHDAVRDLVEMRADDVALRSLSGPDPRRTLAAAIVAVAAGAGGQLPDGALAVTGGAVAVRVRRLLAPAAPLPAAGRWAALTCALALLLLPTLLLVLPALVQL; this is encoded by the coding sequence GTGCTCCCCGCGAGCGCGATCGCGCTGGGTGTGCTGGCCGCCCTGCTGGCGTGGCCGGTGCCCGCGGCGCTCGCCCGCGCGGCCTGGCCCCGCCGCGATCCGCTGGTCGCGCTGGTCTGCTGGCAGGCGATCGGGCTGGCCGGCGGCCTGTCGATCATCGGTGCGCTGCTGGTGCACGGGCTCGCCCCGTGGGGCCACTCGCTGCCGGAGGCCTGGTGGCACTGGGTCAGCCGGCAGCCGGCGCAGGAGGCGGTGCGCGGGGACCACTGGGTCGCCCAGACCCTCGCCGCCGTGCTGGCCGTGGAGCTGCTGGGGGTGCTGGTGCTCTCCGGCGTCCGCACCGCCCGCACCCGGCGCCGGCACCGCGCGCTGCTGGAGCTGGTGGTGCGACCGGGGGTGGCGACGCCGGCCGCGGAGACGCTGCTGCTGGACCACCCCGCGCCGGTGGCCTTCTGCATCCCCGGCGTCCGGCCGCTGCTGGTGCTCTCCTCGGGGATGGTCGACGAGCTGGACGGCGCCCAGGTCGAGGCGGTCGTCGCCCACGAGCGGGCGCACCTCGCCGAGCACCACCACCTGCTGCTGCTGCCCTTCGTCGCCTGGCGCGCGGCTCTGCCGGTGCTCCCCGCCGCCGACCGCGCCCACGACGCGGTGCGCGACCTCGTCGAGATGCGCGCGGACGACGTGGCCCTGCGCTCGCTGTCCGGGCCCGACCCGCGCCGGACGCTGGCGGCGGCGATCGTCGCGGTCGCGGCCGGTGCCGGCGGTCAGCTGCCGGACGGCGCGCTGGCGGTCACCGGCGGTGCGGTCGCCGTCCGGGTGCGCCGGCTGCTCGCCCCGGCTGCGCCGCTGCCCGCCGCCGGGCGGTGGGCCGCGCTGACCTGCGCGCTCGCCCTGCTGCTGCTGCCCACCCTGCTGCTGGTGCTGCCCGCCCTCGTCCAGCTGTAG
- a CDS encoding TetR/AcrR family transcriptional regulator: MTTSARERVLAAAGELFYAAGIAATGVDAVLARARVSPATMYAHFAGKDGLVAAYLEDRHTTWRQTWDAVLAERSDPVERLLSLFDAVTRYREQQGNRRGCAFLAAATELPPGHPGQRWLVADSTLLTGRLRDLAAAAGLPDPDDAAATLLLLYDGALSREARTATTPELPPDDPFGRARRLAAGWIVAR; encoded by the coding sequence ATGACCACATCGGCGCGCGAGCGCGTGCTCGCGGCGGCCGGCGAGCTGTTCTACGCCGCCGGCATCGCGGCGACCGGGGTCGACGCGGTGCTGGCGCGGGCCAGGGTGTCGCCGGCGACGATGTACGCCCACTTCGCCGGCAAGGACGGCCTGGTCGCCGCCTACCTCGAGGACCGCCACACCACCTGGCGGCAGACCTGGGACGCGGTGCTCGCCGAGCGGAGCGACCCGGTCGAGCGGCTGCTGTCGCTGTTCGACGCGGTCACCCGCTACCGCGAGCAGCAGGGCAACCGGCGCGGCTGCGCCTTCCTCGCCGCCGCGACCGAGCTGCCGCCCGGCCACCCCGGCCAGCGGTGGCTGGTGGCCGACTCCACGCTGCTGACCGGACGGCTGCGCGACCTCGCCGCGGCCGCCGGCCTGCCCGACCCCGACGACGCCGCGGCCACGCTGCTGCTGCTCTACGACGGGGCGCTGAGCCGGGAGGCCCGCACCGCGACCACCCCGGAGCTGCCCCCCGACGACCCGTTCGGCCGCGCCCGGCGGCTCGCGGCGGGGTGGATCGTGGCCCGCTGA
- a CDS encoding Hsp20/alpha crystallin family protein encodes MMLTSNDPFAATSAALRALDQLTGRGGTTTARPLAGMPMDAYRVGDNFVAHFDLPGVDPGSIDLQVEGTTLTISAERSVPQIEGAQWQVAERPFGSYTRQLVLGRSLDTERLEASYHDGVLTVSIPVAEKAKARKITVTRADTPAAVEAHTIEGQQPAVES; translated from the coding sequence ATGATGCTGACTTCCAACGACCCGTTCGCCGCCACGTCCGCTGCTCTGCGCGCGCTGGACCAGCTCACCGGCCGCGGGGGCACGACGACCGCCCGCCCGCTGGCCGGGATGCCGATGGACGCCTACCGGGTGGGTGACAACTTCGTCGCCCACTTCGACCTGCCCGGCGTCGACCCCGGCTCCATCGACCTGCAGGTCGAGGGCACCACGCTGACCATCAGCGCCGAGCGCTCGGTCCCGCAGATCGAGGGCGCGCAGTGGCAGGTCGCCGAGCGCCCGTTCGGCAGCTACACCCGGCAGCTGGTGCTGGGCCGCAGCCTGGACACCGAGCGGCTGGAGGCGAGCTACCACGACGGCGTGCTGACCGTGAGCATCCCGGTCGCCGAGAAGGCGAAGGCCCGCAAGATCACCGTGACCCGGGCGGACACCCCGGCCGCGGTGGAGGCGCACACGATCGAGGGCCAGCAGCCCGCGGTCGAGAGCTGA
- a CDS encoding quinone oxidoreductase family protein, giving the protein MDAAVLPEPGTPVFTSFDEPAAGPGQVVVDVRVAGVNPVDVATAAGAFVTRPPFPSVAGREGVGTVEGRRVYFNGCVAPFGAMAQRTVVPADSLLDVPEQLEDGLAVAMGIAGLAAWLPLQWRARLQPGETVLVLGASGVLGQIAVQAAKVLGAGRVVAAARDAGSLQRLADLGADATVDLSGEPSVAELAERIRTAADGGVDVTIDPVWGVPALAAMGAARRGMRHVQIGHSAAASAELAAGGFRESMVDLLGYTTRHVPRDVVAAGWVELTGHAAAGRIAVEVERAPLADVARVWQRQVASAHRKLVLVP; this is encoded by the coding sequence ATGGACGCAGCAGTTCTGCCCGAGCCCGGCACCCCCGTCTTCACCTCCTTCGACGAGCCGGCGGCCGGCCCCGGCCAGGTCGTGGTGGACGTGCGCGTGGCGGGGGTCAACCCGGTCGACGTCGCCACCGCCGCGGGCGCGTTCGTCACCCGGCCGCCGTTCCCCTCGGTCGCCGGGCGGGAGGGCGTGGGCACGGTCGAGGGCCGGCGGGTCTACTTCAACGGGTGCGTGGCGCCCTTCGGCGCGATGGCGCAGCGCACCGTCGTCCCGGCCGACTCGCTGCTCGACGTCCCCGAGCAGCTCGAGGACGGCCTGGCCGTGGCGATGGGTATCGCCGGGCTGGCCGCCTGGCTGCCGCTGCAGTGGCGGGCCCGCCTGCAGCCGGGGGAGACGGTGCTGGTGCTCGGCGCCAGCGGGGTGCTCGGCCAGATCGCCGTCCAGGCCGCGAAGGTGCTCGGTGCCGGCCGGGTGGTGGCGGCCGCCCGGGACGCCGGCTCGCTGCAGCGGCTGGCCGACCTCGGCGCCGACGCCACGGTCGACCTCTCCGGCGAGCCGTCGGTGGCCGAGCTCGCGGAGCGGATCCGGACGGCGGCCGACGGCGGGGTCGACGTGACCATCGACCCGGTCTGGGGCGTACCCGCGCTGGCCGCGATGGGCGCCGCCCGGCGGGGCATGCGGCACGTGCAGATCGGCCACTCGGCGGCGGCGTCGGCCGAGCTGGCGGCGGGCGGGTTCAGGGAGTCGATGGTCGACCTGCTCGGTTACACGACCCGGCACGTGCCCCGCGACGTCGTGGCCGCGGGCTGGGTGGAGCTCACCGGCCACGCGGCGGCCGGCCGGATCGCGGTGGAGGTCGAGCGCGCGCCGCTGGCCGACGTCGCCCGGGTGTGGCAGCGGCAGGTGGCCTCGGCGCACCGCAAGCTGGTGCTGGTGCCCTGA
- a CDS encoding BlaI/MecI/CopY family transcriptional regulator: MNTLGELERTVLEHLWAVEGPVTATRLRDDFAGRNLALTTVHTVLTRLEQKGFVEHDDARPRQFRARGSREEHVADLMHEVLGQAGDRQAALARFVGSVGDDEVRMLRELLAAADPDAAPQR, translated from the coding sequence GTGAACACGCTGGGAGAGCTGGAGCGCACCGTGCTCGAGCACCTGTGGGCCGTCGAGGGCCCGGTCACCGCCACCCGGCTGCGCGACGACTTCGCCGGCCGGAACCTCGCGCTCACCACCGTGCACACCGTGCTGACCCGGCTGGAGCAGAAGGGCTTCGTCGAGCACGACGACGCCCGCCCCCGCCAGTTCCGCGCCCGGGGCAGCCGCGAGGAGCACGTCGCCGACCTCATGCACGAGGTGCTCGGCCAGGCCGGCGACCGGCAGGCGGCGCTGGCCCGGTTCGTCGGCAGCGTCGGGGACGACGAGGTGCGCATGCTGCGGGAGCTGCTGGCCGCGGCCGACCCGGACGCCGCCCCGCAGCGCTGA
- a CDS encoding MFS transporter, whose translation MPAGLAVIAVTYGLARYGFGLFLPQFRGEFGVTAATAGGIAAGSYLAYCLTALLAQRQVGRQRARTALWLAGGTAAVGSAVVASAPSAGVLAAGVLVAGSGAGAATPALVAAVTATVRPAVEQRAQAVVNSGTGAGVVAGGLLVLAAPGLWRWAWAGFAVLALAATWAADRRTAWAQVGRHEDGDDDRSGLPLGPLARPLVAAVLGGAGCAAVWTFGRDLLARDGGLPDSTTGLLWCVLGAGGLAGGLSGDLVGRAGLRRAWAGAAALATAAVLLLAALPGAAVPAGLALAAFGCAFVVLSGVLLAWGAHRVPAAAPQAAAVLFVGLTVGQAAGALVLGVVADRAGAPAAFVVAAVLLVGAALAAEPRTRVSAAATPGSRRR comes from the coding sequence GTGCCCGCCGGCCTGGCGGTCATCGCCGTCACCTACGGGCTCGCCCGCTACGGCTTCGGCCTCTTCCTCCCGCAGTTCCGCGGCGAGTTCGGCGTCACCGCGGCGACCGCCGGCGGCATCGCGGCCGGCAGCTACCTCGCCTACTGCCTGACCGCCCTGCTCGCCCAGCGGCAGGTTGGCCGGCAGCGCGCCCGCACGGCGCTCTGGCTGGCCGGGGGGACGGCCGCCGTGGGGTCGGCGGTGGTCGCGTCCGCCCCGTCGGCCGGGGTGCTCGCGGCCGGGGTGCTGGTCGCCGGCAGCGGTGCCGGCGCCGCGACCCCGGCGCTCGTCGCGGCGGTGACCGCCACGGTGCGGCCGGCGGTCGAGCAGCGGGCCCAGGCGGTGGTCAACAGCGGCACCGGGGCCGGCGTCGTCGCCGGCGGCCTGCTCGTCCTGGCGGCGCCCGGGCTGTGGCGCTGGGCGTGGGCCGGCTTCGCGGTGCTCGCGCTGGCGGCGACCTGGGCGGCCGACCGCCGCACCGCCTGGGCGCAGGTGGGCCGGCACGAGGACGGCGACGACGACCGGAGCGGCCTGCCGCTGGGTCCGCTGGCGCGGCCGCTGGTCGCCGCGGTCCTCGGCGGCGCCGGGTGCGCTGCGGTCTGGACGTTCGGCCGCGACCTGCTCGCCCGCGACGGCGGGCTGCCCGACTCCACCACCGGCCTGCTGTGGTGCGTCCTCGGCGCCGGGGGGTTGGCGGGCGGGCTCAGCGGCGACCTCGTCGGGCGGGCCGGCCTCCGCCGGGCGTGGGCAGGTGCCGCCGCGCTGGCCACCGCCGCCGTGCTGCTCCTCGCCGCCCTCCCGGGCGCAGCCGTCCCCGCCGGGCTCGCCCTCGCCGCGTTCGGCTGCGCCTTCGTGGTGCTCAGCGGCGTGCTGCTCGCCTGGGGAGCGCATCGGGTGCCGGCCGCGGCCCCGCAGGCGGCCGCCGTCCTGTTCGTCGGGCTGACGGTCGGTCAGGCGGCCGGCGCGCTGGTGCTGGGCGTCGTCGCCGACCGGGCGGGGGCGCCCGCGGCGTTCGTCGTCGCGGCCGTGCTGCTGGTCGGCGCGGCCCTGGCGGCCGAGCCCCGCACCCGGGTCAGCGCGGCAGCGACGCCGGGAAGTCGACGCCGCTGA